Part of the Natranaerobius trueperi genome, TTAAAGATATAAATTTATTGATACTTGAATTAGTATCTATTATAAAAAATAGTCCATCCGAGATAATTATTGGAACTTGTATAATTTTTATTATTATAACAGGGGGGATGGCAATATTACTAGACAATCGGACTCATTTTCTTTCAATTATCATTTCAAGTTTATCTGGTATTATTTTTTTACATAGCCTTTTTTATTTAAAAAACCTACTTTTTGCTGCTGTTTTAGGTCTAATTTTATTTCATATGTTTTTTTATCTTCTTAAGAAGATAAGGAAAGAATGTACACCTGTTTTTAAGATTTTATGGATGATAAACGGTGTTTTTTTAAGCCTTATCACCATTCACTTGTTCGAATGACTTAAAAGGGGGAGGAGTTTGGTACGCGCTGTTGTTAAAAAAATTAGGAACTATTTTTTTGCTGGAGTAATTGTATTACTTCCTTTGGTTTCGAGCTTATATATTTTTTGGGTGCTTTTTAGATGGTTAGATAATTTAGTAGAAACCCCTGTTAATTTAATTCCATGGGAAGGACCAGGTGCAGGGATTATATCAGCTGTAATTATCATACTAATTACTGGAGTTCTTGCAACAAATTTAGTTGGTAAAAAAATTGTATACTTGGCAGATATATTGTTTACTAGAGTACCTTTTATTAGAAATATATATACAGCTATAAAACAATTATTAGATACTTTTACAAATCTAGAAAAAAAGACATCTTTTAAAAGAGTAGTGATGTTAGAGTATCCACGTAAAGGATGTTATGTTATAGGTTTTGCAACAGGAGACTCACGAGGCGAGCCACAAATAAAAACGAATGAAGAATTGATGAGTATATTTATACCTACTACACCTAATCCTACATCAGGAATACTAGTTATGGTTCCAAAACAAGAGATAACTTTTTTAGCGATGACTGTAGAAGAAGGTTTGAAATTTGTAGTATCTGGTGGCGTTGTAACTCCAGAGCTAATACAGAATAACAAGGAGGTAGGATGACTGTGACAAAAGCAATTAGTGATGAACAAATTAAGTATATGATAGACCTTGCTGAACAAGGTAAAGATAACGCTTATGTACCATATTCAAAGTATCCAGTAGGTGCGTCAATTATGACCGGGGATGGAGAATATTTTAATGGTTGTAATGTTGAAAATGCTTCATTTGGTCTTACAAATTGTGCAGAAAGAACAGCAATATTTAAAGCTGTTAGTGAATCGAAAAAGACTAATATTAAATTATTAGCAGTAATTGCTGATTCAGAAAACTTTGCCTCTCCTTGTGGTGCATGTCGCCAAGTTATAATGGAATTTGGCCAAGATGCACAGATAATTTTAGCTAACAAAAGTAAAGAATACAGGATAGTTAGCTCTGAAGATCTACTGCCAGGTGCTTTTACAAAGAATGAGCTCGAATAATTTCTAAAGAAAAATAAAGGGGAGTTGAGTATGGCTGTGCCCAAAATAGAAGTTAACTTTGAAAAACTAGTTCATAATGTTGATGTTATAACAAGTAAGTGTAAAGAAAAAGGCATATCCGTAATGGGTGTGACTAAAGCTGTTTTAGCACATCCACGTATTACTGATGCGTACATTAAAGGCGGTTTAGAGGAGTTAGGAGATTCAAGAATACAAAATATCAAAAGACTGCGTGACTATGGTTTTACTGGAGAAATAACCTTATTAAGATCACCTATGCAAAGTGAGATATCAGATGTTATTAGTTTTGCTGATGTAAGTTTAGTTACAGAACTTAAAACACTTAAAGCAATGAATAAAGAAGCAAAACTTCAGAATAAAGAACATAGTTACATTGTTATGGTTGATGTAGGAGATCGAAGAGAAGGGATCTTACCTGAAAAATTTGTCGAATTTGTTCAAAAAGCGCAAGCTTATGAGAACTTAAACTTTAAAGGTATAGGGCTTAATGTCGGTTGTTTTGGTGGTGTTTTACCAACTTTTCGTAATGCTCAAATAATAGCTGATTTAAAACAAGAGATTGAAAAGAAAGGGATCGATGTTTCAGTATTATCTGGTGGTAATAGTTGTGGTGTGACTCTTGTATTCAATGATGGACTCCCAAAAGAGATCAATCAGCTTAGAGTAGGGGAAGGGTTTTTACTAGGTATGGATAGTGTTAGGGAATTAAAAATACCTAATACACACCAAGATGCATTCAAATTAGTTGCAGAAATTATTGAAATAAAGCAAAAACCGTCATTACCTGAAGGTGAAATAGGAAAAGATCCTTTTGGAAATGTACCTGAATTTACAGATCAGGGAATAAGAACTCGTGCTATAGCTGCAGTAGGAAAGCAAGATGTTTCTATCGAAGGACTTATACCTATAGACAATAAAATAAGTATTGAAGGTGCAAGTAGTGACCATTTGATTATAGATATTACTGATTCACAGTGTACTTATGATGTAGGAGAAAAAGTAGAATTTAATATGACATATGGAGCAGTTCTATCTGCAATGACTTCACCTTACATAGATATTGAAGTAAATGATTAGGAAAGGAGAAAGATCTTATGTTTAGTTCCGGTTTTGTTTCAGTAATAGGACGCCCGAATTCTGGAAAATCTACATTGATTAACTATATATTGGGGCAGAAAGTAGTTATAACAAGTGATAAGGCTCAGACTACTAGAAATCAGATTCAATGTATCTACAATGGTAGTAATAGTCAATTAGTCTTTATTGATACGCCAGGTGTACATAAGCCTAAACACCGACTCGGGGAGAAAATGTTAAAGTCAGTAGAAAGAAGTCTTAATGAGATGGATGCTTTAATGTTAGTTATTGATGCATCAGTAGCACTAGGAAAAGGGGATAAATTTGTCATTGAGAAACTCTCTAATATTTCATCACCAATAATTCTTGTTATGAATAAAATTGATTTAGTTGATATGGAAACAGCTAAAGAAAAAGCAGATAAATTAAAACAATTATTCAAACCTACTAAAACTTATTATATCTCCGCTTTAAAAGGAGATAATGTACAAGATTTACTTAAAGATCTAGAAAATCTAATGCCTGAAGGTCCGCAATATTATCCAGAAGATCAAATA contains:
- the cdd gene encoding cytidine deaminase; protein product: MSDEQIKYMIDLAEQGKDNAYVPYSKYPVGASIMTGDGEYFNGCNVENASFGLTNCAERTAIFKAVSESKKTNIKLLAVIADSENFASPCGACRQVIMEFGQDAQIILANKSKEYRIVSSEDLLPGAFTKNELE
- a CDS encoding alanine/ornithine racemase family PLP-dependent enzyme → MAVPKIEVNFEKLVHNVDVITSKCKEKGISVMGVTKAVLAHPRITDAYIKGGLEELGDSRIQNIKRLRDYGFTGEITLLRSPMQSEISDVISFADVSLVTELKTLKAMNKEAKLQNKEHSYIVMVDVGDRREGILPEKFVEFVQKAQAYENLNFKGIGLNVGCFGGVLPTFRNAQIIADLKQEIEKKGIDVSVLSGGNSCGVTLVFNDGLPKEINQLRVGEGFLLGMDSVRELKIPNTHQDAFKLVAEIIEIKQKPSLPEGEIGKDPFGNVPEFTDQGIRTRAIAAVGKQDVSIEGLIPIDNKISIEGASSDHLIIDITDSQCTYDVGEKVEFNMTYGAVLSAMTSPYIDIEVND
- a CDS encoding DUF502 domain-containing protein, whose protein sequence is MVRAVVKKIRNYFFAGVIVLLPLVSSLYIFWVLFRWLDNLVETPVNLIPWEGPGAGIISAVIIILITGVLATNLVGKKIVYLADILFTRVPFIRNIYTAIKQLLDTFTNLEKKTSFKRVVMLEYPRKGCYVIGFATGDSRGEPQIKTNEELMSIFIPTTPNPTSGILVMVPKQEITFLAMTVEEGLKFVVSGGVVTPELIQNNKEVG
- a CDS encoding diacylglycerol kinase family protein, whose protein sequence is MKRRNLLDSFRYALKGIFYTVLTQPNMRYHIIAALLVLIIGHIIGIDLLERLLVTLSIFLVLITEMINTAIESTVDLYTKKQRQLAAIAKDVAAGAVMLASINSLIIGYFLFFKDINLLILELVSIIKNSPSEIIIGTCIIFIIITGGMAILLDNRTHFLSIIISSLSGIIFLHSLFYLKNLLFAAVLGLILFHMFFYLLKKIRKECTPVFKILWMINGVFLSLITIHLFE
- the era gene encoding GTPase Era; the protein is MFSSGFVSVIGRPNSGKSTLINYILGQKVVITSDKAQTTRNQIQCIYNGSNSQLVFIDTPGVHKPKHRLGEKMLKSVERSLNEMDALMLVIDASVALGKGDKFVIEKLSNISSPIILVMNKIDLVDMETAKEKADKLKQLFKPTKTYYISALKGDNVQDLLKDLENLMPEGPQYYPEDQIVDHPERFVISEIVREKLLHYTQEEIPHSLAVEILSVSNRENKDLIDVEGVIYVERESQKKIVIGKKGNLLKKIGKEARQDIERLLGSHIYLDLWVKEKKDWRNKERFLKDLGY